Proteins from a genomic interval of Zingiber officinale cultivar Zhangliang chromosome 2A, Zo_v1.1, whole genome shotgun sequence:
- the LOC122040943 gene encoding zinc finger CCHC domain-containing protein 10-like, producing the protein MSSKKEEKGQAAADRVKAAALSAAKGLSRAQAERAATAAARNVNAYGQKEEGPSRWQERKEAKRQMYLMSTEKAVRLGVRKDLKSSVSSAGGASQCQKCYQSGHWTYECKNERVYISRPSRTQQLKNPKLKMTLSVSCEIDNPDIEKEEMEAKQAEDIGRNSGTKSKRKHRSSTDSEKDSSEASVFDSDSESSVTGSEDSSGESSSSYTSSDSEEKKRRRRKHKKRRHRRHSSSSDSSESESESASDSDSDDKNKKRKNKRHSRRR; encoded by the coding sequence ATGTCTagcaagaaagaagagaagggccAGGCTGCGGCTGACCGGGTTAAAGCAGCAGCCCTCTCAGCTGCAAAGGGTCTTAGTAGGGCTCAAGCTGAGCGGGCTGCTACTGCTGCAGCCAGAAATGTGAATGCCTATGGACAGAAGGAAGAAGGACCGAGCCGATGGCAGGAAAGAAAGGAAGCAAAGCGCCAAATGTATCTAATGAGCACAGAGAAAGCTGTTAGATTGGGCGTGAGGAAGGATTTGAAGTCTTCTGTTTCCTCTGCTGGTGGAGCTTCGCAGTGCCAGAAGTGTTATCAGTCTGGCCACTGGACCTACGAGTGCAAGAATGAACGTGTCTATATTTCTCGGCCGTCTAGAACTCAGCAGCTGAAGAACCCTAAGTTGAAGATGACCTTGTCAGTGTCTTGTGAAATTGATAACCCTGACATTGAGAAGGAAGAAATGGAGGCAAAGCAAGCCGAGGACATTGGAAGGAATAGTGGGACGAAGAGCAAAAGGAAGCACCGTTCTAGTACTGATTCAGAGAAGGACAGCAGCGAGGCTTCTGTGTTTGACTCGGATAGTGAGTCTTCAGTGACTGGTTCTGAAGATTCATCTGGTGAATCAAGCTCCAGCTACACTTCTTCTGATTCAGAAGAAAAGAAGCGAAGAAGAAGGAAACATAAGAAAAGAAGACATAGAAGGCATAGTTCAtcctctgattcttctgagtctgaatCTGAATCTGCTTCAGATAGTGATTCTGATGATAAgaacaagaagaggaagaacaaaCGACACAGCCGCAGGCGTTAG
- the LOC122043593 gene encoding helicase SRCAP-like, which yields MLMLEGILHAFGLSPASTEIRAPFVAALLRSFASQETPSVVVLQALNEELTQGLSSDPAVSAGPQPSGHQTSETVAASALIEPPAPSPADSVIPRRSDQPAPEPSPAGQVPPLPPTMKLRLTRKGKRTAPVTATSPPPPRRQRVVSISSPTRSSDTSSTQETSLAREKASDLEVADPPLDLTAPVPIQSVLPAPPSSSGDQPPDSLAPSASPLLGPPSSALPTLNLASADLAFEASWRLPSETDPAYVPAADLSLIFAPPEPSLGSLDAYLRAAGESAASARAISHAAFDKLQQLEAALKTSESSLASEADRHQATVSELKAKEAELLSQSADLSSLQQSQELLQTGLADAQALASAAASREATMRTQWEACQATLQSLRAELSKAQEAVSQGQGDLSVARAEVAENKNSLEAYRAGELERLKAYRPLDGLVALSWGHWELPQETFHSFEADDGLFLLEAPHPAADPAPEDISAQAPPVAASEASADPASSNIVPADPGLRPLASRDPVPSSSDVV from the exons AtgctgatgctagaaggcattctgCACGCTTTTGGTCTTAGCCCTGCTTCCACGGAAATcagagctccttttg TGGCTGCCCTCCTCCGCTCTTTTGCCAGTCAGGAGACACCCTCGGTGGTCGTTCTACAAGCTCTGAATGAGGAGCTAACACAAGGCCTATCCTCTGACCCCGCTGTTTCCGCCGGTCCACAGCCCTCGGGACACCAAACCTCCGAGACGGTAGCTGCCTCGGCGCTTATTGAGCCACCAGCCCCCAGCCCTGCAGACTCAGTCATACCCCGCCGCTCTGATCAACCCGCACCCGAGCCGTCGCCAGCAGGGCAAGTGCCTCCGCTCCCTCctactatgaagctgcgcctTACGCGTAAGGGCAAGAGAACGGCCCCAGTCaccgcaacttctcctccacctcctcgccgtcAACGCGTAGTGAGCATCTCTTCCCCCACCAGGTCCTCGGACACGAGCTCAACCCAGGAGACAAGCTTGGCCCGggagaaggcctctgatctggaggtggCAGACCCGCCATTGGACCTGACCGCTCCGGTGCCCATCCAGAGTGTATTGCCTGCCCCGCCTTCGTCCTCTGGCGATCAGCCCCCGGACTCGCTGGCTCCCTccgcctctcctcttcttgggcctCCGAGCTCGGCCCTGCCGACTCTGAACTTGGCTTCTGCAGACCTGGCCTTTGAAGCTTCCTGGAGGCTCCCTTCAGAGACCGACCCGGCCTACGTGCCCGCTGCCGACCTATCGCTTATCTTTG CTCCTCCCGAGCCTTCTCTTGGAAGCTTGGATGCTTATCTGCGTGCCGCCGGGGAATCTGCGGCCTCTGCTCGGGCCATTTCCCATGCTGCCTTCGATAAACTTCAACAGTTGGAGGCGGCTTTGAAGACAAGTGAGTCTTCCTTGGCTTCTGAAGCAGATCGTCATCAAGCGACAGTTTCTGAGCTGAAGGccaaagaggcagagctgctctccCAATCGGCGGATTTGAGTTCGCTACAACAAAGTCAGGAGCTCCTGCAAACGGGGTTGGCCGATGCCCAGGCCCTGGCTAGTGCTGCCGCTAGCCGGGAAGCAACCATGCGGACTCAGTGGGAAGCTTGCCAAGCCACTCTCCAATCCTTGCGAGCGGAGTTATCGAAGGCCCAGGAAGCAGTGTCTCAAGGCCAGGGCGATTTATCCGTGGCCCGCGCCGAGGTTGCCGAGAACAAGAACAGTTTGGAAGCGTACCGAGCTGGCGAATTAGAGCGGCTGAAGGCGTACAGGCCGCTGGATGGTCTTGTTGCTCTGTCATGGGGCCACTG ggaattgccgcaggaaacTTTCCATTCCTTCGAAGCTGATGACGGACTTTTCCTCCTGGAGGCTCCTCATCCTGCGGCCGATCCAGCTCCCGAGGACATCTCTGCCCAGGCCCCTCCTGTTGCTGCTTCTGAAGCGTCCGCTGATCCTGCGTCTTCCAACATAGTGCCAGCCGACCCCGGGCTTCGTCCGTTGGCTTCCCGCGACCCTGTCCCCTCTTCTTCAGATGTTGTGTAG